A genomic window from Streptococcus sanguinis includes:
- the lctO gene encoding L-lactate oxidase, translating into MTYKTSNAEGPVDFIDTHDLERMAQRVIPKAAFGYIASGAEDTFTLRENIRAFNHKLIVPHILRNVENPSTEIEFDGDKLSSPIIMAPVAAHKLANEQGEVATAKGVHEFGSLYTISSYSTVDLPEVTEALQGTPHWFQFYFSKDDGINRHIMDRVKALGYKAIVLTADATVGGNREVDKRNGFVFPVGMPIVEEYLPEGAGKTMDFVYNSAKQKLSPRDVEFIAAYSGLPVYVKGSQCREDVERSLDAGASGIWVSNHGGRQIDGGPATFDSLQEVAETVDKRVPIVFDSGVRRGQHIFKALASGADLVAIGRPVIYGLALGGSVGVRQVFEHLNDELKIVMQLSGTQTIEDIKHFKLRHNPYGPTFAADPHELKLY; encoded by the coding sequence ATGACTTATAAAACAAGCAATGCTGAAGGTCCGGTGGATTTTATTGATACTCATGATCTGGAGCGTATGGCCCAGAGGGTTATTCCAAAAGCAGCTTTTGGCTATATTGCTAGCGGTGCTGAGGATACATTTACCCTCAGAGAGAATATCCGGGCTTTTAACCACAAGCTAATCGTGCCTCACATCCTGCGCAATGTGGAAAATCCCAGCACCGAAATCGAATTTGACGGGGACAAGCTGTCCTCACCAATTATCATGGCACCGGTTGCAGCCCACAAGTTAGCCAATGAGCAGGGAGAAGTTGCAACAGCCAAAGGAGTACATGAATTTGGTTCCCTCTATACCATCAGCTCTTACTCGACGGTTGACCTGCCTGAGGTGACTGAGGCCTTGCAGGGGACTCCGCATTGGTTCCAATTTTACTTTAGCAAGGATGATGGCATTAACCGCCATATCATGGACCGAGTCAAGGCTCTGGGCTACAAAGCTATCGTCCTGACTGCTGATGCCACTGTCGGTGGCAATCGGGAAGTTGACAAGCGCAATGGCTTTGTCTTTCCCGTTGGCATGCCGATTGTTGAGGAATACCTGCCAGAAGGAGCCGGCAAGACCATGGACTTTGTCTATAATTCAGCCAAGCAAAAACTATCACCTCGCGATGTGGAATTTATTGCAGCCTACTCCGGTCTGCCTGTTTACGTCAAGGGATCGCAATGCCGAGAGGATGTGGAGCGCTCTCTGGATGCTGGGGCATCCGGTATCTGGGTGAGTAACCACGGCGGCCGTCAGATTGATGGCGGACCTGCTACCTTTGACTCCCTGCAAGAAGTGGCTGAAACGGTTGATAAGCGCGTGCCTATTGTCTTTGACTCTGGCGTCCGCCGCGGCCAGCATATCTTTAAGGCTTTGGCTTCCGGAGCTGACTTAGTTGCCATTGGCCGGCCGGTCATCTACGGACTGGCCCTAGGCGGTAGTGTCGGTGTTCGTCAGGTCTTTGAACACCTTAATGACGAGCTCAAAATCGTCATGCAGCTGTCCGGAACCCAGACCATTGAAGATATCAAACACTTCAAACTACGCCATAACCCTTACGGTCCTACCTTTGCAGCGGATCCGCATGAGTTGAAGCTTTACTGA
- a CDS encoding CPBP family intramembrane metalloprotease, with protein sequence MIVLFTFLIPLVNFIFNIFLIKFNKDNDFEWYNQLFFFCSLVICILLSLKILLENNVSAILYGFSLIVLSAILVISKYKLLPSYIQKNIKIILFMPIIEEIIFRFILISYLINYYEVNKLYSLVISALSFGIFHYFGGMKEVFIKSIIGVFIGGLYLLSNNLLLCLMLHMSFNYCVLKRNGGRS encoded by the coding sequence ATGATAGTACTGTTTACATTTTTAATCCCATTAGTTAATTTCATTTTTAACATTTTTTTGATTAAATTTAATAAAGATAATGATTTTGAATGGTATAATCAGCTGTTTTTCTTTTGTAGTTTGGTGATTTGTATATTACTCTCTTTAAAAATTTTATTAGAAAATAATGTTTCAGCAATATTATATGGGTTCTCATTAATAGTCTTATCAGCAATTTTAGTAATTAGTAAATATAAGTTGTTGCCTAGTTATATACAAAAAAACATAAAAATAATTCTATTTATGCCAATTATTGAGGAAATCATTTTTAGATTCATTCTTATAAGCTATTTAATTAATTATTATGAAGTCAATAAATTATATTCATTGGTTATATCTGCATTAAGTTTTGGTATATTTCATTATTTTGGAGGAATGAAGGAAGTTTTCATAAAATCTATAATTGGAGTCTTCATTGGGGGATTATATTTATTGAGTAATAATTTATTACTGTGTTTAATGTTGCATATGTCTTTTAACTATTGCGTTTTAAAGCGAAATGGAGGGAGGAGCTAA
- a CDS encoding CPBP family intramembrane metalloprotease — protein MVQNDIKAYTGSSFSWRIVILFVLLGTILSQFLSFIAIKSGILFTSFLETYHIDQVNAFLSIYCISSFLSGILVLLYCRSKKISLKEIGLQGKITFQMCLSSLFFVVVGVLLYSFFEDVLHMQMYWSANQSYSVIPSSVTDIILLVFCTGILVPIGEDIVFRGLLLSKLNSRYSEISSLFIASFIFAIVHLPFYGPGLTLYMFFWTCISCTLFFKYQSLYPCMLFHILNNILAYIILPLLF, from the coding sequence ATGGTTCAAAACGATATCAAAGCATATACAGGTAGTTCCTTCTCATGGAGGATTGTGATTTTATTTGTACTTTTGGGGACTATTCTTTCTCAATTTTTATCGTTTATTGCTATTAAAAGTGGTATTCTATTTACTTCTTTTCTTGAAACTTATCATATAGATCAAGTGAATGCTTTCTTGTCTATTTATTGTATATCCTCTTTTTTATCTGGGATACTAGTTTTACTATATTGTAGATCAAAAAAGATTTCTTTGAAAGAAATAGGCTTACAAGGTAAGATAACATTTCAAATGTGTCTATCAAGCTTGTTTTTTGTAGTAGTGGGAGTGCTATTATATAGTTTTTTTGAAGATGTTCTACATATGCAGATGTATTGGAGTGCCAATCAGTCCTATTCTGTAATTCCTTCATCTGTCACAGATATCATATTATTGGTGTTTTGTACAGGTATATTGGTTCCAATTGGCGAAGATATAGTTTTTAGAGGGCTTCTCTTATCAAAATTAAATTCTAGATATAGTGAAATATCCTCTTTATTTATTGCTTCGTTTATTTTTGCAATTGTTCATCTTCCTTTTTATGGTCCAGGTTTAACATTATATATGTTTTTTTGGACATGTATAAGTTGTACATTATTTTTTAAATATCAAAGTTTATACCCATGTATGTTATTCCATATTTTAAATAATATATTAGCTTATATAATTTTACCATTACTTTTTTGA
- a CDS encoding SagB/ThcOx family dehydrogenase, with protein sequence MDINIDGMKTTESNYDVQILDFINIAKRHASKREQSHLSLITNYLKYDQDDIDESIFLNPGSVHSPSLVKDYGLNTKIYKLENRSNEKNGGMPIYDLMRIRASRRDYSYQEIPFEVLSDIIYFSYGKRGTMRAYNKEDFSLRYAPSAGGLQSNDLYVVANRVKGIERGLYYYDFLSNSLMLIEEGYMKERLKDCCVNQEFMKDASAVVILVGNVARIKWKYGKKSYRFVHVDTGIVSENIHLMSTANKIRSCMIAGFDDDKINEFLNLDGEDEFVSLLVTLGTAPWNLKES encoded by the coding sequence ATGGATATAAATATTGACGGGATGAAAACAACAGAAAGCAATTATGATGTTCAAATTTTAGACTTTATTAATATTGCAAAGCGACATGCTAGTAAGAGGGAACAGAGTCATTTGTCTCTAATTACAAATTATTTAAAATATGATCAAGACGACATTGATGAATCAATTTTTTTGAATCCAGGGTCTGTACATTCTCCTAGTTTGGTAAAAGATTATGGCTTGAATACAAAAATTTACAAACTAGAAAATCGAAGTAATGAAAAGAATGGTGGTATGCCCATTTATGATTTAATGAGAATCCGAGCTTCTAGGCGAGATTATTCATACCAAGAGATCCCTTTTGAGGTTTTAAGTGATATTATCTATTTTTCTTATGGTAAAAGAGGAACTATGAGAGCTTATAATAAGGAGGATTTCAGTCTCAGATATGCTCCATCAGCTGGTGGGCTACAATCAAATGATTTATACGTTGTTGCAAATAGAGTAAAAGGAATTGAGAGAGGATTATATTATTATGATTTTTTGTCTAATTCGTTGATGCTTATTGAAGAAGGATATATGAAGGAGCGCTTAAAAGATTGTTGTGTGAATCAAGAATTTATGAAGGATGCTAGTGCAGTAGTGATTCTTGTCGGTAATGTTGCAAGAATAAAGTGGAAATATGGCAAAAAATCTTATAGATTTGTACATGTTGATACAGGAATTGTATCAGAAAATATACACTTGATGTCTACTGCAAATAAAATACGTTCATGTATGATTGCCGGTTTTGATGATGATAAGATTAATGAATTTCTGAATTTGGATGGTGAAGATGAATTTGTTAGTTTGTTGGTAACTTTAGGAACTGCCCCATGGAATCTTAAGGAGAGTTAA
- a CDS encoding TOMM precursor leader peptide-binding protein — protein sequence MNNTLDEEILVNPYIRVIPINSNEVLIKHSGQSGYSKLFEDENKSGLMGKVFKFFKKPATINNFLSLYDIEEADDVIGFIQECKTEHIILKKTDDILNSYYKLLFNYKIDELADLTIGIVGLGILGSRVLSMLTNLGLQNFILIDDREVQNSKIEEKYLHYREVPLGKKYVKIAKDEYSNVLEIYDAFSTEYIEAFVKESDFIIYSQDMLRSNLLHKLNSACIEHNRVWLLSYIDGSECYAGPIFIPGSTACFNEVEIQLDASYPTYARNDYSLYREYVDDIASEDMILTLPHYADTLSGIVCNEVFKYLNSSNTSLSNSVVKIDMENMEFDYINILKYPRCPACKKNSGFKNMFL from the coding sequence ATGAATAATACATTAGATGAAGAAATTTTGGTTAATCCTTATATTAGAGTTATCCCGATTAACTCTAACGAGGTTTTGATTAAACACTCTGGTCAAAGTGGCTATTCTAAATTATTTGAAGATGAAAACAAATCCGGTTTAATGGGGAAAGTTTTTAAATTTTTTAAAAAGCCAGCGACAATCAATAATTTTTTGAGTCTTTATGATATTGAAGAGGCAGATGATGTTATTGGTTTCATTCAAGAGTGTAAGACTGAACATATTATCCTTAAGAAAACAGATGATATTTTAAATTCGTATTATAAGTTACTATTCAATTATAAAATTGATGAATTAGCAGATCTTACCATTGGTATTGTTGGTTTAGGAATTTTAGGCAGTCGTGTACTTAGTATGCTTACAAATTTAGGATTGCAAAACTTTATTCTGATTGATGATAGAGAGGTTCAAAATTCTAAAATAGAGGAAAAATATTTACATTATCGTGAAGTTCCTTTAGGTAAGAAATATGTTAAAATTGCAAAAGATGAGTATTCTAATGTTTTAGAAATTTATGATGCTTTTAGCACAGAATACATTGAAGCATTTGTAAAAGAATCTGATTTTATTATTTATTCACAAGATATGTTGCGCTCTAATCTACTTCATAAATTGAACTCTGCATGTATAGAACACAATCGAGTGTGGTTATTGTCATATATTGATGGAAGTGAATGTTATGCTGGGCCAATTTTTATTCCAGGCTCTACAGCTTGTTTTAATGAGGTTGAAATCCAGTTAGATGCTTCTTATCCTACTTATGCGAGAAACGATTATTCATTATACAGAGAGTATGTAGATGATATTGCTTCAGAGGATATGATTTTAACTCTACCACATTATGCTGATACTCTTTCAGGTATTGTATGTAACGAAGTATTTAAATATTTGAACTCTAGTAATACTTCTTTATCAAACTCAGTTGTTAAAATTGATATGGAAAACATGGAGTTTGACTACATTAATATTTTGAAATATCCTAGATGTCCAGCTTGTAAGAAGAATAGTGGATTTAAAAATATGTTTTTGTGA
- a CDS encoding IS30 family transposase — MTYTHLTTNELVMIEAYYKEGIKVTDILKALGRSKQTIYNVINYLKEGHSAYDYYNRYKINKKRCGRNKTRLTQAEKDFIQTHLEQNWSLDVIKGTYPDRVSCSMRTLYRLADRGILKKEDLPWKGKRKPNGHSEKRGKQAFRRDLRERAAIYPNFKTEFGHLEGDTIVGEKHKSAVITLVERLSKAIITLKTNGRKASDIEVSINQWLSQVPSHLFKSITFDCGKEFSNWKSISNAHDIDIFFADPGCPGQRGLNEHSNGLLRRNGLPKQMDFTAISQNYLSAIADKRNRIPRKSLNYQTPYQVFLSYLKSLT, encoded by the coding sequence ATGACCTATACACATCTTACCACAAACGAGCTTGTAATGATAGAGGCTTACTACAAAGAAGGTATAAAAGTTACAGATATTCTAAAAGCTCTTGGAAGATCAAAACAGACCATCTACAATGTCATCAACTATCTGAAAGAGGGGCACTCTGCTTATGATTACTATAACCGATATAAAATCAATAAGAAACGCTGTGGCAGGAATAAAACAAGGCTTACGCAAGCAGAAAAAGATTTTATCCAAACTCATTTGGAACAAAATTGGAGCCTTGATGTCATTAAAGGAACTTATCCAGATAGGGTTTCTTGTTCTATGAGAACTCTCTATCGACTAGCAGACCGTGGTATTTTAAAGAAAGAGGATCTCCCTTGGAAAGGCAAAAGAAAACCAAATGGTCATAGCGAAAAACGAGGAAAACAAGCGTTTCGCAGAGATTTACGTGAGAGAGCAGCCATTTATCCTAATTTTAAGACAGAATTTGGTCATCTAGAAGGGGATACCATTGTTGGCGAGAAACACAAAAGTGCGGTTATTACTTTGGTAGAACGCCTCTCAAAAGCCATCATCACACTGAAAACTAATGGACGGAAAGCAAGTGATATTGAGGTTTCCATCAATCAATGGTTGTCTCAAGTTCCCAGCCATCTTTTTAAGTCGATAACTTTTGATTGTGGGAAAGAATTTTCTAATTGGAAGTCTATTTCGAATGCGCATGACATTGATATTTTCTTTGCGGATCCAGGCTGTCCTGGTCAAAGAGGCCTCAATGAACATTCTAATGGCTTATTAAGACGAAATGGATTACCGAAACAAATGGATTTTACTGCTATTTCTCAAAATTATTTATCAGCTATCGCTGATAAAAGAAATAGAATTCCTAGGAAATCTTTAAATTATCAAACACCATACCAAGTTTTTCTGAGTTACTTGAAAAGTCTAACTTAA
- a CDS encoding ABC transporter permease, with protein sequence MRNLKAMIVCELKTFIREPMGATFIIVFPLIMFISTIVLQGKSVIQSTLPGNIGMTIAAAGLLGVTINLAMNRENKVLKRLQTTGLSSLTLICADYVVLCVFSVLGILAQLIIALIINGVFSTNYTLFIIDLIISSIYFFALAFFIGSYVKEVKSVHAITSTLFTVMLIFSGTTFPLDNMPTLTKAISSILPLTQVNLLLQSDLIGTDYKFRIASYVYIFISTIVFLSIGKKTFKWG encoded by the coding sequence ATGAGAAACTTAAAGGCTATGATTGTATGTGAACTTAAAACCTTTATTAGAGAACCGATGGGGGCCACGTTTATTATTGTATTTCCGTTGATTATGTTTATCAGTACGATTGTTTTACAAGGCAAAAGTGTTATACAAAGTACGCTTCCAGGTAATATAGGTATGACGATTGCTGCCGCTGGATTACTGGGAGTTACAATTAATCTAGCCATGAATCGTGAGAATAAAGTATTGAAAAGACTTCAAACAACAGGACTTTCATCTTTAACATTGATTTGTGCAGATTATGTTGTGTTGTGTGTATTTTCCGTTTTAGGGATTTTAGCTCAGCTAATTATAGCTTTGATAATTAATGGTGTATTTTCCACTAATTATACCCTGTTTATTATTGATTTAATTATTTCATCAATTTACTTTTTTGCATTAGCATTCTTTATTGGTTCTTATGTAAAAGAAGTTAAATCTGTTCATGCGATAACGTCTACTTTATTTACTGTGATGCTGATTTTTAGTGGGACTACTTTCCCACTGGATAATATGCCAACTCTAACCAAAGCGATTTCCAGCATTTTACCGTTGACACAGGTAAATTTATTACTCCAAAGTGATTTGATTGGAACAGATTATAAATTTCGTATAGCTTCTTATGTTTATATCTTTATAAGTACCATTGTTTTTTTATCAATCGGGAAAAAGACATTCAAGTGGGGGTAA